The Blattabacterium cuenoti genome includes a region encoding these proteins:
- the nusB gene encoding transcription antitermination factor NusB, producing MSIRRLFRIRSLQFLYAQHLSKMDSNKVEEKMLQNIELLHHLYIFLLYLILKIRENVLEKNFYYQTEITQKFAYNSVIKILSKNKYLIKEYHYTKNSEKILWNQQDEYIFILLKEMQKKSNFFKKDFRQSSSSFEGEKMFLINYYKSFVIPNKKLIEYIEDLYYINGEEDLYLAHNMVCKTLQFINYSTPKNFKLYNIYKNNDNKKFIIDLYRNTIFHREEFNDLIKETSDNWDIKRIAIIDLIILQMAICEFLYFPNIPPKATMNEYIEITKIFCMDKSKVFINGILDQIFKFLYKKNKIFKIGKGLM from the coding sequence ATGTCAATAAGACGTCTCTTTAGAATAAGAAGTTTACAATTTTTATATGCTCAACATTTATCTAAAATGGATTCAAATAAAGTTGAAGAAAAAATGCTTCAAAATATTGAATTGTTGCATCATTTATATATTTTTCTTCTTTATTTAATTTTAAAAATTAGAGAAAATGTTTTGGAGAAAAATTTTTATTATCAAACAGAAATCACTCAAAAATTTGCATATAATTCAGTGATAAAAATATTATCCAAAAACAAATATTTAATAAAAGAATATCACTATACAAAAAATTCTGAAAAAATATTATGGAATCAACAAGATGAATATATCTTTATATTATTAAAAGAAATGCAAAAAAAATCAAATTTTTTCAAAAAAGATTTCAGACAATCCTCTTCTTCTTTTGAAGGAGAAAAAATGTTTCTAATTAACTATTATAAAAGTTTTGTAATTCCAAATAAAAAATTAATAGAATATATAGAAGATTTATATTATATTAATGGAGAAGAGGATTTATATTTAGCTCATAATATGGTATGTAAAACCTTACAATTTATCAATTATTCTACACCTAAAAATTTTAAATTATATAACATTTATAAAAATAACGATAATAAAAAATTTATTATTGATTTGTATAGAAACACTATTTTTCATAGAGAAGAATTTAATGATTTAATTAAAGAGACATCAGATAATTGGGATATAAAAAGAATAGCAATCATAGACTTGATTATATTGCAAATGGCTATTTGTGAATTTTTATATTTTCCGAATATTCCTCCTAAAGCAACTATGAATGAATACATAGAAATTACAAAAATTTTTTGTATGGATAAAAGTAAAGTTTTTATTAATGGAATATTAGATCAAATATTTAA